The DNA window CCTTGGAAGGTGAAGAAGTCAGAATCAAGAGAACTGAAGCTGTCATACAAGAGAACGTCACAATTGAAGTGGAAAGGCAGCAAAACAGGGTCCAAGCGGCAGAAGCAATGGCACAAGCACGAACTGCAGCTGAAAGTGGGGATTTGACTGGTGCTGTCTCTATGCTTGAGAACTGCCGAAAAGCTTTGTCAGAAACTGCATCAGCTAAATCTCAAGACAAGCTGTGTGTTGCTCTTGATGCCGAGCTTAAAGAAATGCAAGAGAGAATGGCTAGTAGACATGTGTATGAGGCATCAGGAAGGGCATATATTCTGTCAGGATTGAGCTCTCATTCCTGGCAACGAGCAACAGCTAGAGGTGATTCTACAAATGGTTCGACCCTACTCCAGGCTTATCAAACCCCATCAATGGTAGAAATGCTTACTCGTTCTCAGGCTACATTGTTGGCTAGCCCTTCGACCCAAAGGATTCTACGACCATCGTGGTCATTTGCAGCACAACCAAAACCAAGGTAATGCCATGGGAAGCGTTCGTCAATCACTGCTAAGCATCCCTAAAGTGTCAGGCTTTTCTTAGTCTCATATGTGGCTCTTTGGGTCTTGTTTTGGGTGGGTCTGGTAGGAAACCAAGGATATTTTTGTCCGTCTTACTTTTTGTGCTCTACTTGTGTAAAGAAATAAACGTTGTAGAATGTAATATATATTGGGGTAAATATGGGAATTAGTTCACAGCTTTTTTGTTTGTCGTGTCGTCATTGGGGTGTGATGTAGATGATACAAGGACATACGTTTTATGAGATAAATGGGTTCTAGTTGGTATTTGTGAGGATGCATATCATTGTATTGATCATAAGAAACACTGCAATGTGAGTCATTGCATGGTTTACCTTGCAATGTGATTTGAAAAAAGAGCTGATAAGATACTAGTAATTAATATAGTGTGCTTTTTGTATgataaatatatgatatttcggTGTGTAGATCGAGAGTGAGACGAACGATCCAACAAtcatttcatcaaaatcaacaagTACCCAAAAATTTCACTACCGTCAAATGGTAGCCAAATTGTCACGAAAATGCTAATCAACAGCATGCTAAGATAGATACAAGAATGTAATAGTGTCTCTGCTATAAGCTGACAGGAAACAGCCGAGTCGATTATTAGTACCCACAACTTGTGTACGCAGAGACGGGTTCCAAAGTTTACACCGATCGAATTTTTgttttctataaaaaaaaaaaaaaaattgcccTTAACCATGTCTTCCGCAGCTGGAGGTTTCCAGTAGTtggatttttatatgatatatttacttgttcgTGCAAATCATTTGAATCAACACAATCATCACTCTTTATGTAAAGCGTATTGATGAGATGAACGGACAATGATAGTTCTACTTGTCATGCGTACAATATTAAAAACATGAAGATTTACTGTAATtgttacttttttttttctttttgttttcaaCAATTTAGAGTCGATAAAGACCCTGGTTGAGTCCAAGCGACTATTGTTTATCAAAACATAACGCTCAACACAACCCGACTCAGGGTAAAATATGCTCGAGAGAGgaacaaaaaaaagaaaaaaaattgatccACTGAGTTTTTCCTGCCGAcgggatttttgaaatttcacaAAAACATGCCATATAATTTTAATCCTTCTCTTGTACAGGGTTAAATAGAACACCGAATAAGAAATGACGCTCCATATTTCTAAAATCCTCAGTAAAGTCAAAACTAAAACCGTCCCCGACCAAAGGCAGAATGGATCCAGAATCGGAAAAACGTTCCATGGAAGACGTTTCCCAGACTATAAGTAGGAAAATCTAGCTCAGTATTGCAGGCAACTGTAAAGTATAGGGATTTCAGTGAACCTATAATTATCCTAGGAAGTTCATGATCACCAGATGAAGTACCAAGTTACAGAGTACAAAATCAGCAAAAGCCCGTTCTGGAGGTAAATCCTGCAAGTTTCAGACAGAGTGTAAATAATGGAAATGAAAGAGGAGCGTTTCTTGAGAGATTTTACCTTGAATTCCTTGTTTTCTTTGTTCACTTGAATTCGAAGACTAACTGTTACCAGAAAATGCCAACAGTCAGTTGTACATCTCCTTAAATGTTGATATACGTATCAGCATGGGGAGCAGGAGAGTTGGTATTTGAACTGTGGGGACCCATGTAAATTCACGCAAGTCCCAAAATCACACACCAAGGTTACCCAAAAACTAGTAAATCTAATGCAATAAAAAGGACGCAGCAAGTTCAACTTACCGGCAAGGACTGCAGTTCCTACACATGAAAGCACACCAGAAAGAAAGGAGTTGAATGGGAATGATCCGACAACAGCCATGTAAACCACCTAAAATCAGAATCCACAAAATAGAGTGACGGCTTTCTTCCTTATTGGAAGTGGGAAATGATAGACAAACCAGATAAACAGAAATGTGATGACGATGTTTTCCATGAGGAAATGCAGAAGTGAAGAATCAGACATCAAATATTACGATGTAATTAAAGGATATTAACGTGTGACTCTTTCGATGGATTCCTTAGTATGATTACGTTGCACACACAACGCTTCTTACATGGAGCCAGTTGtagcgattttttttttttatatctaaTATGAGCACGTTGCatccaaaaaaaattttaatcccAGAAAAAGGACAATGTGACTTGTTTCAGACCACATGGCCAAGTAAACCAGCTAGGCAAGGACTACAAAAGAATCTTCTTACAAAGATTATGCTAGAAAAAGTAACCATTGTGTGTATTAATATTAGCAAGCCATGCCAGTAGAGGGTCAATAAACATAGTTGGGAATCGGGGATCTCATGAAAAATGTAAACAAGAGATGAAAAATTAAGCAGGTAACTATGACCTGAAGGCCAATAGTCAAATTAGGATTCAAAACAAGCAATTTTACTAAGTCAGGTACGAACACCAAATTATACAAGAAACCTTTGGActaataaattaacaaaaaaGATAGACTATATTCTGCTTTCTAAGTAAATCAACAGTTCTCACAACTCAGTGAAcatcaaattaaaaaattaatatgattaGTTTTGGGCAACTATAACATCTGGTACCAAACAAACTTTCTCTACTTTTCcacattattaattattttttcaaacaccaactaaatttaccaaatttgaGAAACTCTATAGAAACTGTCAGATTATGGCTTGAAGAGCAGTTGAGTGATGGCTTTTAATCACTACTAACCATTTGACCACAAAATTGCCAAAAACACCAGCACGAATAAATCTTTTAGATTAATTCTCACAGATGCTCCAATTTCTGAGGTGATCATAAATCAAGAGGCTGTAACAACCTTATCAATCAACACTGATTGAAAAGCTAGACACAAATAAGTTCATGAATAAAATACCACTTCCAATCACGGGTGGTCAGTCATGAAATCTACAAGATTTAATAAAGCTTCTCAAAATTCAAATACCGGACATAAATTTATATACGAACACGAAATGTCACCTGAATCACAGCAGTGGCGACTGCGAACACAATGTAGATGTCGATGATCTGTAAATAGTTATAGTACTATAACTCATAGattctctaaataaaaatattcaaatatgcAAATACAACATCGTTGTAAAGGCAGATTGTTATAAaaagagatatatatatatatagagagagagagCACCTTCAGGTTGGCGGGCGTAGCTGAGTATGCAGATAGAAGAGATCGAA is part of the Primulina tabacum isolate GXHZ01 chromosome 18, ASM2559414v2, whole genome shotgun sequence genome and encodes:
- the LOC142533355 gene encoding dolichyl-diphosphooligosaccharide--protein glycosyltransferase subunit DAD1: MGKSAATNDARALFRSLLSAYSATPANLKIIDIYIVFAVATAVIQVVYMAVVGSFPFNSFLSGVLSCVGTAVLAVSLRIQVNKENKEFKDLPPERAFADFVLCNLVLHLVIMNFLG